The Setaria italica strain Yugu1 chromosome VIII, Setaria_italica_v2.0, whole genome shotgun sequence genome includes the window cgggggtgggggggacgCGGCCAGCATCAGAGGAGCATCGGCGATTGGGACGGCATCCGCTCCAAGACCGGTACCCCAGATCTGCGGAGCATGTCACCGAACAAAGGGGAGGGGGACCTCTCCGCTGATGATGAGGACAAGGTGGAGGACACGAAGCCCGAGGCAGCGTAGGCCAACAGCTCCCAAGCTGAGGGAATCGAAGGCCTCACCTCGGAGGAGTCCGGCTCCACCGCCATGCGCGTGCAGGAGGTGGGGGGTCATGCTGGGAGGTGGTGATGCGGCGGTGGTGGGTGAGCTAGctggatctagatctagatcacACATGGTGGCTACGGGGGAAGAGGGACAGAGCGAGAGGAGTGGGTGAGGCGGGTTGGTGGCCAACGACGTCGGAATGGCCACTGCCGGGAGGCTGTGGACAGGCCCGAGCGCATGGGCGTGCAGCCGGTACGCCGGTACAGGGCCCCCAATTTCCAGGGGCCTAAAATATTTTCTACGCAGCCACGCAGGCCTGCAGCCCATCAGGCACCCGGAAGCAAAACAGGTTAATTTAGCTTGCCTGCAGCCCATCAGGCACCCGGAAGCAAAACAAGTCAATTTAGCTCGGTCCGTCTCCGCAAGGCCCTAACTCCGCCGTCTCGCATGCCTCCGCGTCTTGTCTCCCATCCACGCGATCGCTTTTTTGTTTTCTCGTCCATCCACGCTAGGCCTGCCGCCAGGCGCAGGGCCGCAGGCGACCGCATCCGCCGACCAGCGCAGGCAGCAGCCAGTAGACGTCACCGCGTGATCCTCCAGGCTAGGGACTAGGGAGCAGCCGTGCAGGGACTCCTGCCCGGCGTCAGGCCAGGCTGCCGCTGGCTGCCATCACCGCCGGCCGATTAATTTGCCGTTGCCGCCGGTCGATTAATTTTTGAATTGGGATCGATCGTCGAGTCTCCACGAGTCCAGGTACCTAATCTGGTTCAGTTAATTTTTAATATGTTAATAAATGTTAATTAGTGATGATTAATATTATATTGATCCATCTAGGTGTCAATTTGAGGTTGTAGTCATGTCTTCTGCAAATCGGTCTAGAAAGTATGAATCTGGTTACCAAAAGcgtaagaaaaaacaaagaatagaGGATTTAACTTAATCTCAAAAGGGtgctatggataaatttgttAGAAAAGAGTCCACCGATAATCAATCACTTGGTCAAGGACAGGGAGCTGCACTTGATAATAATGATGACAATGATCCTACAGATGGTCAGATAGAGACAGAAAATATTGTTGGGGTTGAGGAAGTTAATGATGACAATATTGTTGCAGATGTTAATGATTCCTTTCAGCCTGATATATTTGATCCTAGATATTGGGATTCCCTTGATCATAAACAAATTGATATTTTAGCACAAAAGGGCCCTACAAGAGATTTATCAATTACAAAAGGTCCTAAGGATAGATATTCCAGAAGGTTTTCTGCACTATTCTATACAAGAATTTTATCAAATGGGGAGCATTGTGATAGAGATTGGCTTGTCTATTCTAAGGAACTCGACAAGGTCTTTTGCTTTGGTTGTAAATTATTTACAAAAGTCCATCGAAAAGGTCAGTTGGCAAATGAGGGGTTTAATGATTGGATACATCTTGGTATTAGACTTAAAGAGCATGAGACAAGTCCAAATCATGTTTTGAGTATGACAACTTGGTATGAGTTGCGTAGTAGATTGCAAAAGGATCAAACTATTGATAAAGATGCTCAACGACAACTCGAGAAAGAAAAGGACCATTGGAGAAAAGTTTTGTTCAGAATTGTTTGCATTGTTAAATTTCTTGCCAAGCATAATCTAGCTTTTCGTGGGACTAATAGCAAAATGTATGAAGATAGCAATGGGAATTTCTTGGGATTGGTAGAGATGTTGGCTGAATTTGACCCAATTATTCAAGAACATGTTCGTCGTATTACAAGTGAGGAAACTCAAGCTCATTATCTTGATTTTAAGattcagaatgagttgataCATTTGCTTGCTTCTGCTATTAAGTCTGAaattattaagaaaataaagagtGCAAAGTACTTCTCTGTCATACTTGATTGTACTCCTGATGCAAGCCACCAAGAACAAATATCTTTAATTATAAGATATGTTGACTCATCTTCAAGTGATGTTCGCGTAGAAGAATCCTTTATAGGATTTTTGGATGTCAATGATACAACTGGgcaaggaatttttgatgtgcTAGAGAATGAACTAAAGCTCCTTGGTCTTGATATAGATGATGTGAGAGGACAAGGTTATGATAATGGGTCAAATATGAAAGGGAAACATAAAGGGGTAAAAAAGAAACTTTTGGATGTAAATCCTCGTGCTTTCTATTCTGCTTGTGGTTGCCATAGCCTTAATTTAACACTTTGTGATATGGCTAAGACTTGTGGTAAAGCTAAGGATTTCTTTGGAATCATCCAGCGCATCTATACAACTTTTGCTAATTCTACCAAGAAATGGCAGATTCTGAAAGATAACATATCAGGATTGACTCTTAAGTCAGTATCAGCTACACGTTGGGAGAGTCGTGTTGAAAGTGTTAAAGCTATAAGATTTCAGTGCACAGACATTCGAGAGGCTCTACTTCAGGTACCCAATATtgttgtacacttgtactgATATTTGATAATGATATACTTATTTTGGCAATCTCCAACTATAACAcatattttcttcctttcaaTTTCAGGTATCTGATGTTGATAATGATCCAAAAACAAGCAGTGAGGCTAAGGGCTTGGCAAACAATGAACTTGGAGAATATGAATTTATATTGTCAATCGTCATTTGGTATGAGGTATTATATGCCGTTAATTTAGTAAGCAAACACTTGcaagcaaaagatatgcttATTGATGTTGCCATTGAGAAAGTGGAAGGGTTGATTTCTTTCTTCAAGGGTTATAGGGAAACTGGTTTCTCAGAAGCATTAGAGATTGCCAAAGGGATTGCACTTGAGATGGATATTGGTACAACGTTTCGTAAAAGAAGagaaattaaaagaaagaaacaatttGATGAGAACCTAGATGACACAAATGCTACTACACAGTCTGCCGAGGAGCTATTTAGAATAAGCTATTTTTTACCTGTTGTTGATCAAGCAATTTCCTCACTCACAACAAGATTTGAACAGTACCAAAGTTACCAACAAAATTTTGGTTTCCTATTTACCTTTGAAACATTACAGTCATTGGATGACACGAGTTTGAAATCTTCTTGTGATAATCTTGGGGCTGTCCTTACAAAAGACGGAAAATCTGATGTTGATGCTAATGATTTGTATGTGGAGTTAAAGTTTCTTCAACATTTCATTCCT containing:
- the LOC106804467 gene encoding zinc finger MYM-type protein 1-like produces the protein MDKFVRKESTDNQSLGQGQGAALDNNDDNDPTDGQIETENIVGVEEVNDDNIVADVNDSFQPDIFDPRYWDSLDHKQIDILAQKGPTRDLSITKGPKDRYSRRFSALFYTRILSNGEHLGIRLKEHETSPNHVLSMTTWYELRSRLQKDQTIDKDAQRQLEKEKDHWRKVLFRIVCIVKFLAKHNLAFRGTNSKMYEDSNGNFLGLVEMLAEFDPIIQEHVRRITSEETQAHYLDFKIQNELIHLLASAIKSEIIKKIKSAKYFSVILDCTPDASHQEQISLIIRYVDSSSSDVRVEESFIGFLDVNDTTGQGIFDVLENELKLLGLDIDDVRGQGYDNGSNMKGKHKGVKKKLLDVNPRAFYSACGCHSLNLTLCDMAKTCGKAKDFFGIIQRIYTTFANSTKKWQILKDNISGLTLKSVSATRWESRVESVKAIRFQCTDIREALLQVSDVDNDPKTSSEAKGLANNELGEYEFILSIVIWYEVLYAVNLVSKHLQGYRETGFSEALEIAKGIALEMDIGTTFRKRREIKRKKQFDENLDDTNATTQSAEELFRISYFLPVVDQAISSLTTRFEQYQSYQQNFGFLFTFETLQSLDDTSLKSSCDNLGAVLTKDGKSDVDANDLYVELKFLQHFIPKENMGPVEILKFLKRHDCFPNASIAYRILLTIPVTVASAERSFSKLKLLKSYLRSTMTQQRLNDLATIALESGLLEKIDYEHIIEDFISRNTKRMKYFN